The Nostoc sp. 'Lobaria pulmonaria (5183) cyanobiont' genome window below encodes:
- a CDS encoding DDE transposase family protein — translation MNNSQTWYIVKRSAGNCEIIPSDQVGDDNLEIIEQWGPFSSQEEAIARRVGLIRAGKCQPV, via the coding sequence ATGAACAATTCACAAACTTGGTATATTGTCAAGCGTTCTGCTGGAAACTGTGAAATTATCCCCAGCGACCAAGTTGGCGACGATAATTTAGAAATTATAGAACAGTGGGGGCCTTTTAGTTCGCAAGAAGAAGCGATCGCTCGGCGTGTTGGACTTATTAGGGCTGGGAAGTGCCAACCAGTTTAA
- the ispG gene encoding (E)-4-hydroxy-3-methylbut-2-enyl-diphosphate synthase, whose amino-acid sequence MQTLPTVNTSNITSPPATFDTTIKRRKTRSVKVGNVTIGGGYPVVVQSMINEDTLDIDGSVAGIRRLHEIGCEIVRVTVPSMAHAKALGEIKQKLIKTYQDVPIVADVHHNGLKIAVEVAKHIEKVRINPGLYVFEKPNVNRTEYTKTEFDEIGDKIRETLEPLVVSLRDQGKSMRIGVNHGSLAERMLFTYGDTPEGMVESAIEFIRICESLDFRNLVISMKASRVPVMLAAYRLIAKRMDELGMDYPLHLGVTEAGDGEYGRIKSTAGIATLLADGIGDTIRVSLTEAPEKEIPVCYSILQALGLRKTMVEYVACPSCGRTLFNLEEVLHKVREATKHLTGLDVAVMGCIVNGPGEMADADYGYVGKTPGYISLYRGREEIKKVPEDKGVEELINLIKADERWVEP is encoded by the coding sequence ATGCAAACTCTGCCCACAGTAAACACTTCAAACATCACATCACCTCCAGCCACCTTTGATACAACTATCAAGCGGCGTAAAACCCGTTCTGTAAAGGTTGGTAATGTCACCATTGGCGGTGGCTACCCCGTTGTAGTGCAGTCAATGATTAACGAAGACACCCTTGATATTGATGGTTCCGTGGCTGGTATTCGTCGTCTGCACGAAATTGGCTGCGAAATTGTCCGCGTCACAGTGCCGAGTATGGCTCATGCTAAAGCTTTAGGAGAAATTAAACAAAAATTAATTAAAACTTACCAAGATGTGCCCATTGTGGCTGATGTCCATCACAATGGGCTGAAAATTGCTGTGGAAGTCGCCAAGCACATAGAAAAAGTGCGGATTAATCCGGGCTTGTATGTCTTTGAAAAGCCAAACGTTAATCGAACTGAGTATACTAAAACCGAATTTGACGAAATTGGCGATAAAATCCGCGAAACCCTAGAACCTCTAGTAGTTTCTTTGCGAGATCAAGGTAAATCGATGCGAATTGGGGTAAATCACGGTTCCCTCGCTGAAAGGATGCTATTTACCTACGGTGACACCCCAGAAGGCATGGTGGAATCTGCCATAGAATTCATTCGCATCTGTGAATCTCTAGATTTCCGCAACTTGGTAATTTCCATGAAAGCCTCACGAGTACCAGTGATGCTAGCCGCCTATCGCCTGATAGCCAAGCGCATGGATGAACTGGGTATGGATTATCCGCTACATTTAGGCGTTACCGAAGCCGGTGATGGCGAATACGGGCGAATTAAGTCTACGGCTGGTATTGCTACCTTACTTGCTGATGGCATTGGTGATACAATCCGCGTCTCACTGACAGAAGCACCAGAAAAAGAAATTCCCGTCTGTTATAGCATTCTCCAAGCTTTGGGATTGCGAAAAACGATGGTGGAATACGTTGCTTGTCCTTCCTGTGGACGCACTTTGTTTAACCTAGAGGAAGTGCTGCACAAAGTCCGGGAAGCGACTAAACACTTAACTGGCCTTGACGTAGCGGTTATGGGTTGTATTGTCAATGGGCCTGGAGAAATGGCAGATGCCGACTATGGTTATGTTGGCAAAACACCTGGTTACATTTCTTTGTATCGTGGTCGAGAAGAAATTAAAAAAGTCCCAGAAGATAAAGGTGTAGAGGAATTAATTAACCTCATTAAGGCAGATGAACGCTGGGTAGAACCTTAA
- the ctpC gene encoding carboxyl-terminal processing protease CtpC — MVITKSRLVLGATAVTLSTIAVTSLGIHSRGQALFKASPKELVDEVWQIVQRQYVDGTFNQVDWQAVRKEYLSKSYSNPQDAYKSIREMLKKLEDPYTRFMDPEEFKNMQVDTSGELTGIGITISQDEKTKQLVVIAPIEDTPAFKAGVLAKDIILKINGKDTKGMDTNQAVSLIRGEAGSQVSLTIQRDSKIKQFDITRARIEIHPVKFSEKKTPAGNLGYIRLNQFSANAGKEMQTAIKNLENKKVAGYILDLRGNPGGLLFSSVDIARMWIDKGKIVSTVERQGEAEKEEANGRALTTKPLVVLVDKGSASASEILSGALQDNKRATLVGTQTFGKGLVQSVRPLEDGSGLAVTIAHYYTPNGTDINHKGISPDVKVDLTKKQMEDLWLHERDKLATLADPQFAKAVEVIGKKIAVKGTPTAEK, encoded by the coding sequence ATGGTGATTACAAAAAGTAGGCTTGTTTTGGGTGCTACGGCAGTTACACTCTCCACGATCGCTGTTACTAGCCTTGGCATTCACTCGCGAGGTCAGGCTTTATTTAAAGCAAGTCCTAAAGAATTAGTAGATGAAGTTTGGCAAATTGTTCAGCGCCAATATGTAGACGGTACTTTTAATCAAGTAGATTGGCAGGCTGTTCGTAAGGAATATTTGAGCAAGTCCTACAGTAATCCGCAGGATGCGTATAAGTCCATTCGGGAAATGCTGAAAAAGCTAGAAGATCCCTACACTAGGTTTATGGACCCAGAGGAATTCAAGAATATGCAAGTGGATACCTCTGGAGAATTGACAGGGATTGGGATCACGATTAGTCAGGATGAAAAAACCAAGCAATTGGTTGTAATTGCGCCAATTGAGGATACACCAGCCTTTAAAGCTGGTGTTTTGGCAAAAGATATCATCCTCAAAATTAACGGCAAAGATACTAAGGGGATGGATACCAATCAGGCAGTATCTTTAATTAGGGGTGAGGCAGGATCGCAAGTCAGCTTGACTATTCAGCGCGATAGTAAGATAAAACAATTTGACATTACACGGGCGCGAATTGAAATCCATCCAGTTAAGTTTTCTGAAAAGAAAACCCCAGCAGGAAATCTTGGTTACATTCGCTTGAACCAGTTCAGCGCCAATGCTGGTAAAGAAATGCAAACCGCTATCAAAAATTTAGAAAACAAAAAGGTAGCTGGATATATTCTCGATCTGCGTGGTAATCCAGGCGGCTTACTTTTCTCCAGTGTGGATATTGCCCGGATGTGGATAGATAAAGGTAAGATTGTCTCCACTGTTGAACGCCAAGGAGAGGCTGAAAAGGAAGAAGCAAACGGACGAGCCTTGACAACTAAACCATTGGTGGTGCTGGTAGATAAAGGTTCAGCTAGTGCTAGTGAAATCCTTTCAGGGGCTTTGCAGGATAATAAGCGTGCTACTTTGGTCGGTACTCAAACCTTTGGTAAGGGACTAGTACAATCGGTGCGTCCTCTGGAAGATGGTTCAGGATTGGCGGTGACAATTGCTCATTACTATACCCCCAATGGTACAGATATCAATCACAAAGGCATTTCGCCAGATGTGAAGGTGGATTTGACCAAAAAGCAGATGGAGGATTTATGGCTCCATGAACGTGACAAACTAGCTACTCTAGCAGACCCTCAATTCGCTAAAGCAGTGGAAGTGATAGGTAAAAAAATTGCTGTTAAGGGAACACCTACAGCAGAAAAATGA